A genomic window from Plasmodium malariae genome assembly, chromosome: 10 includes:
- the PmUG01_10053400 gene encoding STP1 protein, translating to MKWNLSGQGYGVLQYFRNPQFKEIIEYIKKETPKLKSIRSKNDFRGKCLHFAEYVIEKKYKNPPRFKQENWEAALKTWVKHYFFKEKTKYGICPVIFEQNDRDLLELTYKAEDFFEKKEKEIKKIKNLKEKKEISNNCINDNKCKRSCEEYNEWIISMKKEFEGKRVFILNNSNKEFTKLRDKKTLSKLFKSDTFEEIPNCSYREAAVNAEPVSEEKEEAPVVKPRGAPKEQIMTSAGEDGQSMEAAVPSERNNQMPQETSTSHSYQVQREKESLPEDPPKDNETNSGENAQYEPESLLQIPGDYGTTVEGNVISYQEKPLTDVHATTFIPAALPIPNIPSATYDILKMRGDNGSKRMTHIPPLLISLLIIILFSFFIKYFLTGLFKKKKKIKRREVKFLRILVPSYYNRSKFLRYNHLEHPINEEEEEIIKKIKIQEHNMNKNENVSYGKKDRSITIIEVHMEILEECRNKELEYNKGEFLAICQEVLTKKENRTYTNLKDDEVVMDNIKSTNEIEKQKSLWSKWVERHKIFLEKLRKKDWFNNLKNDWKEERSYIKNREKLRKYLSNENEKDPFLERKKDIWRRWVSRKGTIVEKYLEEDLFEKLREEIYNMIDTYENEGRKDDILFMNKEELENKENYEVLYKYFKTKLLEKLCILVFMMVLEECKNEEYIENMESHFDNSINECITGKNLDIKPEIEENLTDINGDVLGNIKNNKNYTYEGEDCFREELKEWIRENDAYINSLDSDNNIDECYQVVE from the exons ATGAAATgg aaTTTAAGTGGACAAGGTTATGGggttttacaatattttagaaaTCCACAATTTAAGGaaattatagaatatattaaaaaggaaactCCTAAATTAAAGTCTATAAGAagtaaaaatgattttaGAGGAAAATGCTTACATTTTGCTGAATATgtaattgaaaaaaagtataaaaatccACCTAGGTTTAAACAAGAAAATTGGGAAGCAGCACTTAAAACATGGGTAAAGCATTATTTCTTCAAGGAGAAAACTAAATATGGCATCTGTCCTGTTATTTTTGAGCAGAACGATAGAGATCTTTTAGAATTAACATATAAGGCAGAGGAtttctttgaaaaaaaagaaaaagaaataaaaaaaataaaaaacttaaaagaaaaaaaagaaatttcaaataattgcattaatgataataaatgcAAACGTTCATGTGAGGAATATAATGAATGGATTATATCTATGAAGAAAGAATTTGAAGGAAAACGAGTCTTCATTTTAAACAATTCTAATAAggaatttacaaaattaagGGATAAAAAAACATTGAGCAAGTTGTTTAAATCTGATACATTTGAAGAAATTCCTAATTGCTCATACAGGGAAGCAGCTGTTAATGCTGAACCTGTATCTGAGGAAAAAGAGGAAGCTCCTGTAGTAAAACCAAGAGGAGCTCCAAAAGAACAAATTATGACTTCAGCTGGAGAAGATGGGCAATCTATGGAAGCTGCAGTTCCATCTGAAAGAAATAATCAAATGCCACAAGAAACAAGTACTTCTCATTCATATCAAGTACAACGTGAAAAAGAATCCTTACCTGAAGATCCCCCTAAAGATAATGAAACTAATAGTGGAGAAAACGCACAATATGAACCGGAAAGTCTGTTACAAATTCCAGGAGATTATGGAACAACAGTTGAAGGAAATGTAATTTCATATCAAGAAAAACCCTTAACTGATGTCCATGCAACTACTTTTATACCTGCTGCACTACCAATTCCTAACATACCTTCTGCAACATATGACATCCTTAAAATGCGTG GTGACAATGGAAGTAAACGTATGACGCATATACCGCCTCTTTTAATAAGCCttctaattattatattattttctttttttattaaa tattttttaacagggttgtttaaaaaaaaaaaaaagataaaaagaagagaagTTAAATTTCTGAGAATATTAGTACCTTCCTATTATAACAGAAGTAAGTTTTTAAGATATAATCATTTGGAACACCCaataaatgaagaagaagaagaaatcattaaaaaaataaaaatacaagaacataatatgaacaaaaatgaaaatgtatcATACGGAAAAAAGGACAGATCCATAACTATTATAGAAGTACATATGGAAATACTGGAAGAATGCAGAAATAAAGAATTGGAATATAACAAAGGAGAATTTTTAGCAATATGCCAAGaagtattaacaaaaaaagaaaatagaaCCTACACTAACTTAAAAGATGATGAAGTAGTAATggataatattaaaagtaccaatgaaattgaaaaacaaaaaagtcTATGGAGTAAATGGGTGGAAagacataaaatatttttggaaaaattgAGAAAAAAGGATTGGTTTAACAATCTGAAAAATGATTGGAAAGAAGAAAGatcatacataaaaaatagggaaaaattaagaaaatatctttcaaatgaaaatgaaaaagatccatttttagaaagaaaaaaagatatatggaGACGTTGGGTATCAAGGAAGGGTACTAttgtagaaaaatatttggaAGAGGACTTGTTTGAAAAATTGAGAgaggaaatatataatatgatagATACATATGAAAATGAAGGAAGAAAGgatgatatattatttatgaataaagaagaattggaaaacaaagaaaattatgaagtattatataaatactttaaaacaaaattattagaaaaacTGTGTATACTAGTATTTATGATGGTACTAGAGGAATGTAAAAATGAGGagtatatagaaaatatggAATCACATTTCGATAATTCTATAAATGAATGTATAACAGGAAAAAACTTAGATATTAAACCAGAAATTGAGGAAAATTTAACTGATATTAACGGAGATGTTTTagggaatataaaaaataataaaaattatacttatGAGGGAGAAGACTGTTTCAGAGAAGAATTGAAAGAATGGATAAGAGAAAATGATGCATACATAAATTCCTTAGATAGTGATAATAACATAGACGAATGCTATCAAGTGGTAGAATAA